The sequence below is a genomic window from Plasmodium vivax scf_7150 genomic scaffold, whole genome shotgun sequence.
aaatataaaacttGTGCATAATATTTCCTTTATGTAATGATATTttaccttatataatatggTACCAAATAGGGAAATTCCTGCAAGCGAAGCAGCAGCATAGGTAGTATCTAGCCTAGGTTCTGTATGGCTGTtctcatttatatttaattgaAGTGATAATGATTCAAGATCTTCTACATCTTGTGCTTGCATTACATCGCTGCTTATTTCATCTCCTTGCGACTCCTGTACAGGTGTCTCAGTTTCAGTTAACATTGTATCTCCATTATCTGACATAGCTTCCGTTGGTTTAGCTTTAGGCATACATTCTagattttcaaatttgttgaTTATATTGGAAATTGTACAACCATTGtctaaaagaaaatatttgcGATCAataaatgatttatatattttcattaatgtATCCTTTCTATATTCTATGCgtttaataaatataggACAATGCTTATGATTAAGAATTGTTTcattattcattatataatcaATATCTTCACATAAATCATACATCATCTTCTTAACATAGACGTAACGGTTTTCATAATTATCGAGGTTTCTTTCACAATTTAACCAATGATTATTTCTTAATACTCTTTTGCTGATTTGCTGAATGTTATTTTCCCATTCTACTTGTTCAATTCCATCGAACATTCTAATTCTTTGTGCTATGATGTCTATAAGATAATTTATACTTTTGcaataaaaagaaagatcctcttcttttattttatttttttttttatttaagaaCTTCTTCAACATATCTTCATATCGATTCACCCATGAGACAATAGCATTTTTATCTTGTTTTAAAGAAtggtttaaaattttaacaaattcgatattttttattatttctagATTACGTATATCAGtaggaagttttttttttaagggcCTGTTATCATAAAACTagtaataaaagaaaaagcctaatatatacacatatattgCTATTACATCCTTATTAGAAtgattaaaattaatatatataaactaaacttcatatattatattttcactgaatatgaaaaaaaacattaccACGTCAAGACTTATCTGTATGGTGTGAGGATTTGCAGGGTCCATGATTCCAGAAactttaattatatatttgcataGAACTTTGAATGCTATAATTATatcacatatattattatattacaatttaaaaGTAATGTttaagcaaaacaaaaaaattagctcTCCAAACAcatagtatatataaaatagcaataggaataattatatatacttaatGCTGTTAATATAcacacaaaatatataatattgtgCTCATCAATTAAAACAAAGcgaattataattttattaccaTCAAAATAActaattcctttttatatttatataaaaatattaaatgatacatataaatataaaatatagttttgtgtatatttttatttatctatTTTAAATTCGGAAAAACATCAGACAACAAAATGGTTATATACAAGTATGGATATAGTAACATATTCCCCAATTGTTAGATATAGAAAAGgattattcataaaattatttttagtatCATTAACATGtctgttatttttattagcaCATATCAGTGAAGAAAATTGCATTAATacatacattaaaaaaaaaggacaaacacAGTATCATAATTGTCAAGATGCATACaatacataattaataacataatattttgataatacAATTTTagatacaataatatattatagaaccttcttttgtatttatatcaTCCTACGAATATATgctaaattaatatatgaattaattttttttattcactgTTAAGGTTTACTTATTATAACATTTAGCCTATAAATACACTGATCGAAAGAATAATTGCATTATTATAtcgatggaaaaaaaaaggatgaaatattgaaaatatgAGAGTTAGTTACAGAATCATCAATTAAtaaattagataaaaattgttaatcacgctatattttatattattatatgttaattaaaagtttagcattatacatataatggaagaaaaaataccatATAGTATTTTTGTGgaaatttcgaaaaaattataacatatttacgtacatttttggataacataatttatataaataaaaaattaaaaaatattttgtgtaagaaaaaaattatatttttcaattttctttttgtaaatataagtTCTGATTAAAGGAAGTATAAAGATTCAATTAcgcattaaaaaatagttataattaaatgtttaaattgcacatttatattattatttttttttatattagtatattataaaataattttatgtaatccTTTTTATTCACGAATATTATGTTTATGT
It includes:
- a CDS encoding Pv-fam-c protein (encoded by transcript PVX_108260A) gives rise to the protein MDPANPHTIQISLDVFYDNRPLKKKLPTDIRNLEIIKNIEFVKILNHSLKQDKNAIVSWVNRYEDMLKKFLNKKKNKIKEEDLSFYCKSINYLIDIIAQRIRMFDGIEQVEWENNIQQISKRVLRNNHWLNCERNLDNYENRYVYVKKMMYDLCEDIDYIMNNETILNHKHCPIFIKRIEYRKDTLMKIYKSFIDRKYFLLDNGCTISNIINKFENLECMPKAKPTEAMSDNGDTMLTETETPVQESQGDEISSDVMQAQDVEDLESLSLQLNINENSHTEPRLDTTYAAASLAGISLFGTILYKVKYHYIKEILCTSFIFHTLMNNFEYLQTGIPNGEYQLGYGSVTDY